CAGCCCGCGGGGAGCGCGGGCGCTGCGCCGCCTTTAAAGTGAGGCCAGGGGCCGAGGCTGTGACCGGCCGGGATCCGGGCCTCGCCTCTTCCCTCGGCGGCGCTAGGGCTCCCTGGCCGGTGTTCAGTGCGGACGGAGAAGCGAAAGCGGATCGTCCCCGGCTGGACCTCCGCTGGCCCCGGGACTCAGCGTTCTCCCTCCGCGAACCCACCCACCCACTCGGCCGGGCCTGGCCCGGCCGCGGCGGCAGCTCGGCGCACCCAGCCAGAATGTTCGCCGCCGGGCTGGCTCCCTTCTACGCCTCCAACTTCAGCCTCTGGTCGGCCGCCTACTGCTCCTCGGCCGGCCCGGGCGGCTGCGCCTTCCCCTTGGACCCCGCCGCGGTCAAGAAACCCTCCTTCTGCATCGCAGACATCCTGCACGCCGGCGTGGGGGAGCCAGGGGCGGCCGCGGAGGGTCTGGCGGGGGCCTCGGCCGCCGCCCTCACCGCGCACTTGGGCTCGGCTCACCCGCACGCCTCTTTCCAAGCGGCCGCCAGATCCCCGCTTCGACCCACCCCGGTGGTGGCGCCCTCCGAAGTCCCGGCTGGCTTCCCGCAGCGGCTGTCTCCGCTCTCAGCCgcctaccaccaccatcacccgcagcaacagcagcagcaacagccgcctcagcagcagcagcctccgcCTCCACCCCGGGCTGGCGCCTTGCAGCCCCCGGTCTCCGGGGCGCGGGTGGCCCCAAACCCCCCGCACAGCGGCTCGGCCCCGGCCCCCTCTAGCAAGGACCTCAAATTTGGAATTGATCGCATTTTGTCTGCAGAATTTGACCCCAAAGTCAAGGAAGGCAACACGCTGAGAGGTAGGTCTTCGGCGAGAGGCTGCAGGCCTCTGACCACGGCCCTGGCGCACTCACTCCCCGGTCCCAGGGCCATTTGGGATGCCTTCGAGTATTTGCACAATTAAGGACAAACGGGTAAAATGAGGGAGAGGAGAATGAACTTCAAGAAGACTGTGAAACGATAGGTGTAAAACTCACCTGCTccgcgttaaaaaaaaaaaaaaaattccgggGATGCTTTAAAAACGCACGTCACGGAATCATTATTCATAAAAATCGTTGgtctaaatatttgctgaaatgaCTATCATCTGTCTCTTGAATCTGGTATGGAGAGAGAGAACTATATTAATTGGAGAGGGAAAGCCCTTTTGGGGAACACTTTCTCTTGCATTTATCTGATTTCTAGTGAAATTCTACTCAAGGAATgtagataaacaaaatagagTCTCGGCTCCCAAGAGAAGGCAGAGTTTGGGCTCCTTcacgggggagggggcaggtctgTGGAATTCTAACCAGGCACCTGGAAGTGACTTCCTTTTGGCCGTTTTATGCAAAGCCCTTCCTTGCTGTACGTGTGGACGTGGACCTATGGGCTCCACGCAGGAACACTTTGCGCATCGCCCCTTGGCCACTGTCGGGAGAGAGGGGTTTTGGCGCAGAGACAAGGGTCTCTCCTGACTTTGCTCCAGGAAAACCCAAtcgagggggatgggaggaacaACTCAGCCCGAGAGTGTGATTTTGCCTGAGGTGTAACCGgctcttcttttccctcctctccagACCTCACCTCCCTGCTAACCGGCGGAAGGCCCGCAGGGGTGCACCTCCCGGGCCTGCAGCCCTCCGCCGGGCAGTTCTTCGCGTCTCTAGATCCCATTAACGAGGCTTCTGCCATCCTGAGTCCCTTAAGCTCGAACCCGAGGAATTCAGTTCAGCATCAGTTTCAAGACACGTTTCCAGGTACGGAAACCCTCCCGAGCGACGGCTTAATGGGGCAAGTCCACTGACTCAGGACTGACGCCTCACGTGGCCCCGGCGGTGCCCCAATCCTGGAGTTGGTGCAGGAAGCTACCAAGTCCGGAGACAGAAACCGAAAGAGTTCTCAGATAGCTAGCTCACTCTTCCGTCggctccctgggggcaggggttggggggcctGGGGGTACAGAGAAGGTGTGTGCGTgggcgggcggggtggggtgaAGGGGCTTTCCCTAGTCTTTTCGCCAGAGAGTGGCTTGAAAATGCAGCAAGAGGTGTTGCTTTTTAACATACACAGAGTTAGGAGGTGACCTCCGACACTTTGTCCAAGGAGGTTCCGTCTGGCAAGAACACGTTGGCAAGAACGTGTACATACACACAggtacacacgtacacacacgaGAGTCAAAGCTGTCATCTCCGCATCCTTCAGGCCCAAGGGACATTTTCGCATGCCCCAAAGCCCACGTGTTaggtttatgttttttctttggaATTAAACGACGAAACGCGGGACTTCACACCATCCTCGCTTTCGGCCTTGAGCCTGAAGTCTTAAGAGCTGTAGGATTCCTTTTTAGAAAGTCCATTCCGGGTCTGCGTGAAGGGCTCTCTGAATGGGGGCCGCTGTTCACGCAACACAGCCTCAAGCCGCACAGCGAGTCCCGGGCCCGCAGAGCACGGACGGGAGCACTGACGGGTCCCCCTGTCTTTCTCTTGCTCCCGCTACCGCCCGGCGGCAGGTCCCTACGCCGTGCTTACGAAGGACACCATGCCGCAGACCTACAAAAGGAAGCGCTCCTGGTCGCGGGCGGTCTTCTCCAACCTGCAGAGGAAAGGCCTGGAGAAGAGGTTTGAGATCCAGAAGTACGTGACGAAGCCCGACCGAAAGCAACTGGCCGCGATGCTAGGCCTCACGGACGCCCAGGTAAGCCGACTCGGGCTCCCGCGCCCAGCCCCCtcgcggggtggggggcagcagcagCGCGGCCTGGCCCCAGGCCTCCCTCCACCCCGGCCCACTGCGCGTTTGCGGCGGAAACGCATGGTCTTGGATTTCTGGAGACATTGTAGGCATCGAAACTTGAGTCTggaggaggggggatgggagggaaagaaggatggAAAGCATAGCCCATCCCCAAAGATGTATGTCAACAAGTACAGCCTGTTTATTTTGGCCAACAGGCGAAAGAACCGCGGAGAAAGCAAATAGGCCGCAGGAGATAATAATTATGTACTCTACTGTAGTGCCGTTCGCTGTAGGAGGCAGTTGATTTCAGAAGAGATAAAAATCCAAAGTCAAGAGattgttggtttctttctttctttttttttttcttttctcttcccgaccttcctccctcctcctcctgctgctgccgcTGGATTGTGAAATCCCCATTTGTGAGGAAGTGAAAACATCATTTCAAACGGAATGACTTAGCCCCAGCAGGGCCAGGAGTGCACACAGCGGCAGCCGCAGTCCGGCCGACTTTCTAACGGCATAAGCTCTCAAGAAAaatctcgggggggggggggcaggggagtgagagagagaaagaaagaaagattttcttaaaacacCCAAGAGCGTTTCAGCAGGTTCTgcctacttgatttttttttttttttttcaggacaaTGGCGAATCTGTCGTGTTGGAGTTCAATTtctgaattcaatttttttttcttttctccaattcAAGAACTgtactttttttggggggggggttgaaaaTAGAAGAGTCACCATTCTTCCAAACCCCACAGCGGTGACCTTTGCTCCCTGGGGGTTCAATGTTCTGAGTAGGGCAGAAGTCAAAGGCAGGTACCTTTTCATAGCTCCTTTAGGGTCCCCCtcgcccccccccaccttgtCTTTCGGCCTCCATTACACAGCTCCCCTCCCCAACATACCCTGGAAGAGCCCAGCCGTTTTCCACCAGCTGtggatgttatttttaaaagggaagctGGGACTTGTGTGAACAGCATTGGGTCCCCCAGGggactgtatatatttatatagattatccaccccatccctacccccttcccccactttgcACAGGTTTAATGCCGGCATATTCTAAGGCTGCAGAAGGAGGAGTTCATTCCGGCCAGGGGCAGGGTCCTTATCAGCTTCTGAGTACACACATGCCAAGGAAATGCTCCTCTACTGAAGGTCCGGCAATGCCCCCACCCCAGTGGGATTAACTCTTCGaatcctcttttccctctgtGTTTCCCACGGTTTCTCTTTAAGAATTGCTTTTGTAGAAACTTGTCTTGGGTGCTGGCAGTCGAGGAGGGGTTCTTAACATTGGTTCACCAAACCCTTAAAatcctgggtattttttttttttttttctgggccaaGGGTCCATAACTTAATCAGATTCTTGGGGAGTCCTGGCTCAAATGGGGTTAAGAAGCCTTGATTTAGAACAGAAATCGCTTCGTTTGAGGGCGAGGTGCAGGACTCCGCCTTTCGGAAAGCATCCAGGTTATTTCAGGACCCGGTCTGGAGGGCTACATTTTGAGAAACAGTTCTCGTGGGTTCCCTAGGCGAGGGTCCCCGGCGATGACGTTGTTTTCCTGGGCTGCCTCGGCGCCTGAGCCGAGCCCAGTGCCCGGCCCGTGGCAGAGGTGCTGGGGCCCCGGGCTCCAGGCTGCGCGCGAGCCGAGCGTCGCGAGCCCACGTCTCATCTCGGTGTCCCTTCTTGTCTTCCCACGTGCTGCGGCGCAGGTGAAGGTGTGGTTCCAGAACCGACGGATGAAGTGGCGGCACTCCAAGGAGGCCCAGGCCCAGAAGGACAAGGACAAAGAGGCGGGCGAGAAGCCGTCGGGCGGAGGAGCGGCTGCGGACGGCGAGCAGGAGGAGCGGAGCCTCAGCCGCTCGGAGGGCGAGGCCGAGAGCGAGAGCAGCGACTCCGAGTCTCTGGACATGGCCCCCAGCGACACGGAGCGGACTGAGGGGGGCGAGCGGTCTCTGCACCAGACCACGGTCATCAAGGCCTCGGCCGCGGGCGCCCTCCTCCCGGCCAGCGGCGGCGGGAGCGCGGgaagcggcggcggcagcggcggcttCAGCTTCGCCAgcctcggcggcggcggcggcggcggtggcggcctGGGGAGCGGGGGCGGCGGCGCCTCGGAGCTGCTGCCGGCGCCCCAGCCCACCCTCAGCGGCGCTCCGCAGAGCCCCGAGCCCGCCCAGGCACCGCTGGGCGGCCTGTAGACTGCACGAGGCAGGGCCCCGGGGCCCGCGTGCCGCCCCCAGCCTCCCAGGGTGGGCTGGATTTTGCGCCTGCTTTGTGTTGGCGGTGGGGCTGGGACCAGAGACGCCACAGCGGAGCtaccttgcccaaggtcccacctGCCCGTCGCTGTCGCGCTGGTGCCCAGAGCCCAGGGGGCCTCAGGACCCCCGCCGGAAGACCCGGCGCAGGCTAAAACTTCTCCCTGGCATCGAGCAGTTCACACTGTGAAGTGTCGGAGGAAACAGTTCCTCCCCGCACTTGGGGGGGTTGTGGCGCAAAGACGAGCTGCACTTAAGACGCCATGAacttgtaaataaaatgtttactacGGTTTGTAAAGGCCGCTTGGTTTGCTGGGGCCGTGCTGTCGTGAAGGCCGGGGATCAGCCGAGCTCCGGGCACAGCATGTCACAGCAGCTGGAGGTGGGGGACTAGGGCTTTGGGATTGGGGGAAGTCCTGCAACCTCAGAGTCGCCTTGCTGCAGAGATAGGCTTCAAGTTCAGAGGCCTCCTTGGCCATAAGCTTTGCTTCCCCGCCACTGAACCGGTGTTCCACGACCCTGAGTGTGGCCAGAAGGCAGAGGTGGTCACAGAATCGGTTAGGCCCATGGGGCAGATGGCCTCCCCACTCTGACTCAGGACACAGAGTGGGCCCGTGGCCTTTCCTTTGCTGGCGAGTATCCAGACTTGGAGTGGGGAAGGTGGTGAGGCAGGTGGCCAGTTTAGCCACGGTGGGTACTTACATAGGCGGCCACTCAAAGTCGGAAGTCCATAGCGGAACTTTTAGGCAGTTCCAACACAAACCGCCCCTTGCTCAGGATGTCTAAGTGGAGGAGGTAGTGTCCTGGAGGAAAAGACAGACAAATCACAGTCCTTGGAGCTGAAAAGGCTGGGCCTGAGAAAGTTTTAAAGGTGCCCAAACAACCATGGAGCAGGGaggtgacttgttcaaggtcacacccAGGCAATAACCCAAACCAGAACTCAGACCTCCTGGCTCTCAAAACTGCATCTCAACCTCCTCCTCAGGTACACAGTCTTCCTTGCAGTTAAGCCCCTGGTGATGCCCAGTGAGTCTCTCCGCAGCCCCCCACTCCCAAGAAGCCAGGAGACCAGCGGCCCTTTCCCTTTCCCGGCCCTTACCTCACTTTTGCCTTCACTTTTGCTTCCACACTGCAACAGGGATGGGCCAtttaagggtttttgttttgttttgtttttgaaaggctGAAGACCTGTCCTCTCTTGGCTCTCCTTTCCTCGAAACGAAATGTCCGGAGTTGGTATAGAGTCCTTTCGCGAGATTTAAAAACAGACTGCCCACAAACCTGACCACGCGGGACTGTTTGGCGCTGAACTCTGGCCAGGGTACAAGGCTTCTCACAGGCCCACCATCCAGGTTAAGAGCTGGTTGTCTGGTAGGATGTCCTTCTGTAGAGAGTGGTGCTTCCTCAGGGATGCTCAGGTCAGCTAGCCTGGGACACATCCCAGTTCCCTGGCTGGAGTGAGAAGGCTCCTAGTGGCTCCCTGATCCAGCTAGCTTCTTCCCCATTTTAACTCATTGACTTGAGCACATTAAAAGACCTCCATTTTAGAGTAGAGGCCCCAGATTTAGCCTTTGCTGGCCTGGCACGGCACAGGGGTGCAAGGCTGGCCATTCCCTGCCCCAGTCAACCTCCCAGCCTCCAAGTGAAGCTGAACTCCTGGAGGAATGTGTgtagtggggaggggagtgggagcgATCAGGGTGGTCcagtggaggaaggagaaaagagaggtagAGGGCTCTAGAAGGGACC
This portion of the Mustela lutreola isolate mMusLut2 chromosome 14, mMusLut2.pri, whole genome shotgun sequence genome encodes:
- the HLX gene encoding H2.0-like homeobox protein, which codes for MFAAGLAPFYASNFSLWSAAYCSSAGPGGCAFPLDPAAVKKPSFCIADILHAGVGEPGAAAEGLAGASAAALTAHLGSAHPHASFQAAARSPLRPTPVVAPSEVPAGFPQRLSPLSAAYHHHHPQQQQQQQPPQQQQPPPPPRAGALQPPVSGARVAPNPPHSGSAPAPSSKDLKFGIDRILSAEFDPKVKEGNTLRDLTSLLTGGRPAGVHLPGLQPSAGQFFASLDPINEASAILSPLSSNPRNSVQHQFQDTFPGPYAVLTKDTMPQTYKRKRSWSRAVFSNLQRKGLEKRFEIQKYVTKPDRKQLAAMLGLTDAQVKVWFQNRRMKWRHSKEAQAQKDKDKEAGEKPSGGGAAADGEQEERSLSRSEGEAESESSDSESLDMAPSDTERTEGGERSLHQTTVIKASAAGALLPASGGGSAGSGGGSGGFSFASLGGGGGGGGGLGSGGGGASELLPAPQPTLSGAPQSPEPAQAPLGGL